ACCTGGATCGGGCTTGCGACCGTTCTGATGATCGGCGTGGTTGCGGTGGCCGCCCCTGGCCTATGGCGCCGCTTGCCGATCATCCTGGGCGCAATCGGCGGATATCTGTTGTACCTGCTGTTCGCGAACGGCCTCGGCTTCGGTAAGCCGATCGACTTCGCGCAGCTCTCGGCCGCGCCGTGGTTCGGCCTGCCGAATTTCACCACGCCGACCTTCCGGGCGGATGCCATCTTCCTGATCGCGCCGGTTGCGGTCGTCCTCGTCGCCGAGAACCTCGGTCACATCAAGGCCGTCGGTGCGATGACGGGCCGCAGCCTCGATGCCTATCTCGGCCGCGCTTTGCTTGCTGACAGCCTTGCAACGATCGTGGCGGCCTGCGGCGGCGGCACCGGTGTCACCACCTATGCCGAGAACATCGGCGTCATGGCGGCGACGAAGGTCTATTCGACCCTGCTGTTTGCGTTCGCGGCCACCGTGTCGGTCCTGCTCGGCTTCTCGCCGAAATTCGGCGCGCTGATCCTGTCGATTCCGGGGCCCGTCATCGGCGGGCTTTCGATCGTGCTGTTCGGATTGATCGCGGCGATGGCGGGCCGGATCTGGGTCGAGAACAAGGTTGACTTTGCCAATCCGGCGAATTTGATCACCGTCGCTGTGGCGCTGACCGCAGGGGCCGGCGATCTCACGCTCAAATTCGGCGCGTTCACGATCGGCGGAATCGGCACCGCGACCTTCGGCGCGATTATCCTGTATCAGATCCTGACCTCGCCGATCGCGCGCCGCGCGGAATGAATCCCAGCGATGCGCGGACAGGGTGGAACAAAACCTCGGTTCCATCCATGATGATGCATCCCGGAGAATACTCATGCCACAAACCGATCTCTCACCTGCCTTTCCTTCGCGCCTCATTGGCCGCTATGCGCTGGTGACCGGCGCCTCCCAGGGCATCGGCCGTGCCGTTGCGATCAGGCTCGCCCAGGAAGGCGCGACCGTCGCCATCAATTATTTTGATCATCGCGGGAGGGCTGAGGAAACGCTTGCGCTGGCCACGACCGGATCGAGCGATCGCGGCCACGGCAAGCTCGACCATGTCATCGTCAAGGCCGACGTCAGCAACGAACAGGAGGTCACTGCGATGTTCGAGACGATCCTGGCGCGCTGGAAGCGTCTCGACTGTCTCGTCAACAATGCCGGCTTTCAGCAGGAATCGCCCAGCGAGGCGCTCGACATCGAGGCCTATCGCCGCATCATCGACGTCAATCTCAACGGCGCCGTGCTCTGCGCGCAGAAGACACTGGCGCATTTCGTCGCGCGCGGTGGGGCTGGCTGCATCATCAACTGCTCCAGCGTCCACCAGATCATTCCCAAGCCCGGCTATCTCGCCTATTCGATCAGCAAGGGCGGGATGGCCAATCTGACGCGTACGCTGGCGCTGGAGTTTGCCGGCCGCGGCATTCGCGTCAATGCGGTTGGCCCCGGCGCGATCGACACGCCGATCAACGCGGCCTGGACCGGCGATGCCGAGAAGCGGGGCACCGTCACCAGCCACATTCCGCTCGGCCGCGTCGGCAAGCCGGAGGAGATGGCCGCCGTATTCGCCTTCCTCGCCTCCGACGATGCCAGCTACATCACCGGGCAAACCATCTATGCCTGCGGTGGTCTGACCTTGTTTCCGGAGTTTCGGGACAACTGGGCGAGCTAGAGGCGTGATCTGGCAAAATGCCGCGGCGCGGACTACATCTGCGGCATGACAAACCGACCCCTCCAGGATTTCGTCGGCCGGCACGAAAATCTATTCGTGTTGACCGGTGCCGGCTGCAGCACCAATTCGGGCATCCCTGATTATCGCGACAGCCATGGCAACTGGAAGCGGACCCAGCCGGTCAACTTCCAGGCCTTCATGTCGGAAGAGCGCACACGCCAGCGCTACTGGGCGCGCAGCCTGATCGGCTGGCGGCGGTTCGGCCAGGCGAGGCCGAACGATGCGCATCATGCGCTGGCCCGGCTCGAGGCCAGTGGGCGCTGCGAGATGCTGTTGACGCAGAATGTCGACCGGCTGCATCAATCCGCCGGCCACCGGCAGGTGATCGATTTGCACGGCCGG
This genomic interval from Bradyrhizobium guangzhouense contains the following:
- a CDS encoding SDR family oxidoreductase, giving the protein MPQTDLSPAFPSRLIGRYALVTGASQGIGRAVAIRLAQEGATVAINYFDHRGRAEETLALATTGSSDRGHGKLDHVIVKADVSNEQEVTAMFETILARWKRLDCLVNNAGFQQESPSEALDIEAYRRIIDVNLNGAVLCAQKTLAHFVARGGAGCIINCSSVHQIIPKPGYLAYSISKGGMANLTRTLALEFAGRGIRVNAVGPGAIDTPINAAWTGDAEKRGTVTSHIPLGRVGKPEEMAAVFAFLASDDASYITGQTIYACGGLTLFPEFRDNWAS
- a CDS encoding solute carrier family 23 protein, producing MSNASGADEQSQRYFPRWKLKTSGVIMPGERLPWGQTVVSGLQHCVAMSGSTIIAPLLMGFDPNVAVLFSGIGTLIFFVIVAGRVPSYLGSSFAFIAVVLAATGYTGHGPNPNISVALGGIVGAGVLYGVIALIVMWSGIGWVERLMPPAVTGAVVAAIGLNLAPVAVKAVSANAFETWIGLATVLMIGVVAVAAPGLWRRLPIILGAIGGYLLYLLFANGLGFGKPIDFAQLSAAPWFGLPNFTTPTFRADAIFLIAPVAVVLVAENLGHIKAVGAMTGRSLDAYLGRALLADSLATIVAACGGGTGVTTYAENIGVMAATKVYSTLLFAFAATVSVLLGFSPKFGALILSIPGPVIGGLSIVLFGLIAAMAGRIWVENKVDFANPANLITVAVALTAGAGDLTLKFGAFTIGGIGTATFGAIILYQILTSPIARRAE